A part of Hemicordylus capensis ecotype Gifberg chromosome 16, rHemCap1.1.pri, whole genome shotgun sequence genomic DNA contains:
- the TMEM51 gene encoding transmembrane protein 51 codes for MAQSRSNGSHYALTAIGLGMLVLGIIMAVWNLVPGLGPNSKSHLPAGSGNKTEPGGGGILKSKTFSVAYVLVGAGILLLLLSVCLSIRDRRRQRQDESVSRIHQQRSVEQQQQEDSQEEDEDTPSRYYVPSYEEVMNTGYPDLRDADRSTRISMSLPSYESLTGIDETTPTRPAAAAAAAAEPRSNIERQTSRHSSRLSKRLKPLKVRRIKSEKLHLKNIRINLPDGNSSSRVTIEPLTPPPLYDEIPDKLAESRKQEES; via the exons ATGGCCCAATCCAGGTCAAACGGGTCGCACTATGCCTTGACAGCGATCGGGCTGGGAATGCTGGTTCTGGGCATCATTATGGCCGTCTGGAATTTGGTCCCCGGGCTGGGTCCCAACAGCAAGTCCCACCTCCCTGCTGGAAGCGGTAATAAGACCGAGCCCGGTGGAGGAGGAATTCTGAAGAGCAAGACGTTTTCGGTGGCGTACGTGTTGGTGGGGGCCGGGATCCTGCTCTTGCTGCTTTCCGTTTGCCTGAGTATCCGGGACCGAAGACGGCAGAGACAGGACGAGAGCGTCTCTAGGATCCATCAGCAAAGATCGgttgagcagcagcaacaggaagaCAG CCAAGAAGAAGATGAGGACACACCTTCTCGCTATTATGTGCCCAGTTATGAAGAGGTCATGAACACGGGATATCCTGACTTGAGAGATGCCGACAGAAGCACCAGAATCAGCATGTCTCTTCCCTCGTACGAATCTCTCACCGGAATTGATGAAACGACACCAACCAGAcccgctgctgctgcggctgcagcTGCTGAACCAAGATCCAACATTGAACGCCAGACAAGCCGGCATAGTTCTCGCCTTAGCAAAAGACTCAAACCCTTGAAAGTCCGGAGGATCAAATCCGAAAAGCTGCACCTAAAAAATATCCGGATCAATCTTCCTGATGGAAACAGTTCAAGCCGTGTGACGATCGAGCCCCTGACGCCTCCCCCACTGTACGACGAGATTCCCGATAAGCTTGCAGAGAGCAGGAAACAAGAAGAGTCTTAA